One region of Gossypium raimondii isolate GPD5lz chromosome 6, ASM2569854v1, whole genome shotgun sequence genomic DNA includes:
- the LOC105774317 gene encoding F-box protein 7, translating into MNPVPSEVELESALRLKTVQYFVTQRPWLDLYGKHVRPVAPFGSASRRSYVDPALIHRSLPDELLFEVFVRMAPYDLGRASCVCRKWRYTIRNPVFWRTACLKAWQLSGLVENYKILQSKYEGSWRKMWLLRPRVRTDGLYVSRNTYIRAGVAEWKITNPVHIVCYFRYLRFFPSGRFLYKNSSQKIKDAAKFMNFRASKADCVFGGHYTLSDNKVEAAVLYPGMRPTVLRIRLRLRGTTAGANNRMDLLSLVTSGVDDNEASGPEEDILGVVEGWQDDETHNPDVPAVSHKRGLTPFVFVPFEEVETSDLNLPVEKMDYYVPG; encoded by the exons ATGAATCCAG TTCCCTCTGAAGTAGAATTAGAATCAGCTTTGCGCTTGAAGACCGTACAGTACTTTGTGACGCAGAGGCCTTGGCttg aTCTTTATGGAAAACATGTTAGACCAGTTGCCCCTTTTGGAAGCGCCAGCAGAAGATCATATGTTGATCCTGCACTTATCCATCGTAGCTTGCCCGATGAGCTGCTTTTCGAA GTCTTTGTACGAATGGCTCCATATGATTTAGGAAGGGCATCATGTGTTTGTCGAAAATGGAGGTACACAATCCGTAACCCTGTGTTTTGGCGTACAGCCTGCTTAAAGGCTTGGCAG CTTTCTGGCCTGGTGGAGAATTATAAGATCTTGCAATCAAAATATGAAGGTTCATGGAGGAAAATGTGGCTTTTAAGACCTCGGGTACGAACTGATG GTCTCTACGTAAGTCGGAATACTTATATTCGTGCTGGAGTTGCAGAGTGGAAGATCACAAATCCAGTTCACATT GTCTGCTACTTTCGTTACTTGAGATTTTTTCCTTCTGGCAGATTTCTATACAAG aATTCCTCTCAAAAAATAAAGGATGCAGCAAAGTTCATGAATTTTCGTGCATCCAAAGCAGACTGTGTTTTTGGTGGCCATTACACTTTGTCCGATAACAAG GTTGAAGCTGCCGTCTTGTACCCTGGCATGCGTCCTACTGTGTTGAGAATTCGTTTAAG ATTACGAGGAACAACAGCAGGGGCTAACAATCGAATGGATTTACTTTCCCTTGTTACTAGTGGTGTGGATGATAATGAAGCCAGTGGTCCTGAAGAGGACATCCTTGGAGTTGTCGAAGGCTGGCAGGACGATGAAACTCACAACCCAGATGTGCCTGCTGTGTCCCACAAAAGGGGTCTAACACCATTTGTCTTTGTCCCATTTGAAGAG GTGGAAACATCCGATTTAAATCTGCCTGTGGAAAAGATGGATTACTATGTCCCGGGCTGA